The proteins below are encoded in one region of Peromyscus eremicus chromosome 10, PerEre_H2_v1, whole genome shotgun sequence:
- the Slc10a6 gene encoding sodium-dependent organic anion transporter yields the protein MSADCLSKSVCPANSMEEELPVEIEGHGTLKLVFTVVSAVMVGLVMFSFGCSVEIQKLWSHIRRPWGIAVGLLCQFGLMPLTAYLLAIGFSLKPFQAIAVLIMGCCPGGTISNVLTFWVDGDMDLSISMTTCSTVAALGMMPLCLYLYTWSWNLTQNLTIPYQSIGITLASLIVPVAFGVYMNYRWPKQAKVVLKVGAIAGGILLLVVAVTGVVLAKGWNTDVTLLIISFIFPLVGHVTGFLLAFLTHQSWQRCRTISIETGAQNIQLCIAMLQLSFTAEYLVQLFNFALAYGLFQVLHGLFIVAAYQVYKRRQKSKHRKQHPDCPEVCYKKKPRETSAFLEEGDEAAVTLGPSEPEQQHRDAE from the exons ATGAGCGCAGACTGTTTGAGCAAGTCCGTCTGCCCTGCCAACAGCATGGAGGAAGAGCTGCCGGTGGAAATCGAGGGCCATGGGACCCTGAAGCTTGTTTTCACGGTGGTGTCAGCCGTGATGGTGGGTCTGGTCATGTTCTCTTTTGGATGTTCTGTGGAGATTCAGAAGCTGTGGTCACACATCAGAAGACCCTGGGGCATCGCAGTAGGACTGCTCTGCCAGTTTGGACTCATGCCCCTGACAGCCTATCTGCTGGCCATTGGCTTCTCCCTGAAACCATTCCAAGCGATTGCTGTCCTCATCATGGGGTGCTGCCCTGGGGGCACCATCTCAAATGTTCTCACCTTCTGGGTGGACGGAGATATGGATCTCAG CATCAGTATGACAACCTGTTCCACGGTGGCTGCTCTGGGAATGATGcccctctgcctctacctctacaCCTGGTCCTGGAACCTTACACAGAATCTCACCATTCCATACCAGAGCATAG GAATTACCCTTGCGTCCCTGATTGTTCCTGTGGCCTTTGGTGTCTATATGAATTATAGGTGGCCAAAGCAAGCAAAAGTCGTTCTTAAG GTCGGGGCCATCGCTGGCGGCATCCTTCTTCTGGTGGTGGCAGTTACTGGTGTGGTCCTGGCGAAGGGATGGAATACAGATGTCACTCTTCTCATCATcagtttcatttttcctttggtCGGCCACGTCACTGGCTTCCTGCTGGCGTTCCTCACCCACCAATCTTGGCAAAG GTGCAGGACGATTTCTATAGAGACTGGAGCTCAGAACATCCAGCTGTGCATTGCCATGCTGCAGCTGTCCTTCACTGCCGAGTACCTGGTCCAGCTGTTTAACTTTGCGTTAGCCTACGGACTCTTCCAAGTGCTGCATGGGCTCTTCATTGTCGCAG CCTATCAGGTGtacaagaggaggcagaagagcaAACACAGGAAGCAGCACCCCGATTGCCCAGAGGTCTGCTACAAGAAGAAGCCCCGAGAGACCAGTGCTTTCCTGGAGGAAGGTGATGAAGCTGCTGTAACTCTGGGGCCATCAGAGCCAGAACAGCAGCACAGGGATGCTGAGTAA